In Deltaproteobacteria bacterium, one genomic interval encodes:
- a CDS encoding rhodanese-like domain-containing protein, producing the protein MGRTTVSVVLIIGLLLGLTVPASAWMDSKFERELQKETGAVKLVREVQRGGYDLVTTAELKAWVDAGKEILIVDTMPYEASYKKQHVPGAAQFLFPIPEMEAWDTKETDGRTQAEFEKLLGSDKDKLIVIYCGFVKCTRSHNGAAWAVRLGYKNVYRYSGGIFAWKGADYPVEKAE; encoded by the coding sequence ATGGGTAGAACAACGGTGAGTGTGGTGCTGATCATCGGTCTCTTGTTGGGTCTGACGGTCCCGGCATCAGCCTGGATGGACAGCAAGTTTGAAAGAGAGCTGCAAAAGGAGACCGGTGCGGTCAAGCTGGTTCGGGAGGTTCAGCGCGGCGGCTACGATCTGGTTACCACTGCTGAGCTCAAAGCATGGGTCGATGCCGGAAAAGAGATCCTCATCGTGGACACCATGCCTTACGAGGCCAGCTACAAAAAGCAACATGTACCCGGTGCAGCCCAATTCCTGTTTCCTATCCCGGAGATGGAAGCGTGGGACACCAAGGAGACCGACGGCAGGACCCAGGCTGAATTTGAAAAACTTCTGGGCAGTGATAAAGATAAATTGATCGTTATTTATTGCGGTTTTGTGAAGTGCACCCGCAGCCACAACGGTGCGGCCTGGGCCGTCAGGTTGGGCTATAAAAACGTTTATCGCTATTCCGGCGGCATTTTTGCCTG